The genomic window GTAATCATTGATGCTGATAATTTGGAGCCATTTTTAATACCTCAAATCAATTTAGTCTGCTGCCAATTTCACCACAACCCTCCAACCATTTTGTCATAAGAAAACTAGCCAAGACTATCGAATAAAACCACCATGAGCATCAGAATCAAATCATTCTTTAGAGTCTGGAAAATCCATTTAAATCTTGCATTTTTTGGAGTCTCATTGCAACAAACTATTTAGCAGAGCTATAGCAGAGCAACGTTGCCACAATCTGAATCTTTTGGCTCTCAGCTACTTGATTTTGGTGGTTGGAGTTTTCTTTCCTCATATAGCTAAAGCAGGCATATAGGAAGCCAGTGAGGGATCATGGTCATTGCAATTCTGGCAGGAAATGCACTTATTTTCAGATTTCATCTCCACAAAAGGAGAAATAGTCAGAAatgcaagttttaaaaaattccTACATGATAACTCACATCAACACCTCAGCTTTCAGATTTCCTTGTTGCAAATTGATACATTCAACCAGAATGTGAGATGTGACATATTcttgaataaaagaaaattcaCTTATTAGTCAGAAAAACCTTCAACTCTCACATGCATCAAACATGTccgacttttttttcccattcaaCAGATAAAAGGAAAGTTACCTAATGAAGTTGACAAAGGTGCTGAATCCATTTCTAGTCATCTTGTTATGTTGTTTGATATTAAAAAGAAACCCTAAACTGGAGACGTATATAATGCTATGAGAACAAAATGAAGGATATCTCAAGGTtagtcataaaaaaataatctacatCCATATCCTTATCAACCATCAATCTGTTATATGGCTGCATCTGAATGTCCGGTTGTGCTCACGTGAGTGTGTTGAGTAGGCATGTGTGTTTcgcccacatacacacagacactcacacttGTGCTGACCTTAACTCCAAAGCAGAGAGCCAAAGctcttaaagtcttaaaactgaTGGTGTGGATACTCCCATCTCCTGTTCGCTGTGTCAAGTCATTATAGTGCACCAAGTCATTAGCTGATGGTGTAGTCATCCATTACAGTTAAGAGGGAATATAGCAAAGGCGAAAGCAGAGATGATTCCAACTTCAAGATGTCCCGATCATATGAAGGGcgatttttctttctttttctttggtgCTCAATGTATCTCTATCACTGTCAAAACTTCTCAGAGTACCTGTTTTATgagcttttttttgcctttagagacaggacaatagagtcagaaattggggagagagcgTGGGGAGTGACATTCAGGAAAAGGAGtgacaggttggatttgaacccaggctgcccgcttAGAGGAATATAGCTGCCATTCATGTGGCACGTGCACTAACCAATAGGCTACTGGCGCCCAGAGTACCTTTTAAGAGAGAATacattattaaaagaaaaatccgATCTGAGAGGTGTCATGTAAGATCTGCAAACTGAGTTGAAATAAACAGAGCATGATTCAATTTTTAAAGTTCTGGGAATGAAAGACTGACTTTGTTGTCCAAACTGCAAATGACTtctcttgataaaaaaaaaatgaaggtcaCAGAACAGTGGAAGGGAAACTGTGACTGAAGATCCAAGAAAATATCcatctcaatcaaaacaaatgatattaaacagaaaaaaacggAACagctaaatcttttttttttctttcattgtcacataaatgttaaaaaacagcCTGTCACGGTTCTGAAGCTCCTGGTGGCAGATTGATTGTTTAAAGCTCGAGTAGTCAAATGCCACACTGGCTCAATGGAAGTACAGCACTGTAATTGTGGTTCCTTGGTATAATTATTGTTATCAAATCGGCCGGCATATGTTCCACTAGATGCAGCCAgattatctattttttttgtctctgaagTCTACAATtgtctttaaatgtgtaaccAGTGTCAGATCAGCCTCATGCTGAGCATAAGGACATCATTTCTCTATTATTTACAAGAATGCCAGGCAATGAGCTCAATTAAAGACTCCACTAATGGAGCCATATGAGatttgatgcaaaaaaaaataaagatcaaaaaTAAAGCTAAATACCAGCATTACCAGTCAAAGGGTTCagcctgttaaaaggaagtcTGCCCTTGCCACTGTTACTATCTACATGTTGGCAAGTACAAGAACTTGATCTTCATTTGGACAATCAGCTTTCTGCATCAAAGAACTAATAACAAATTACTGCCTGGAATAAAATAAGTCTCAGATTGAAAATCTTttgcaaaaaaagtgaaatgttggcTGAAACAAACCAGAGCTGTATCcacttttaaatattaaatacgTTATTTAAATTGGTTTACAGAATTTTGTACTGTCATATATGTATTTTAATggaatgtaatgtaatgttatGCGGTTTTATGTGATCCATGTTGTACATTTAAACTCTActctgtttgtttaaccaaaggtCTAACTAGGgacaagagttggaaattagaAATAGCTCCAAACTCTccatgcagcacatcagtttcatgttaTGTTAATTTGCATTGTGcctattaaataaattaaattcaagTCAATTCAAGTGCTTTTTTTCATGGTTGATTAATGTCGGATTTCTGGAACTAACATTAAGATTGGTTTAGACCATATCTTTTTATGAAGTCTTGAGGAAACATTTGTCATGAATGGGTGCTAAACAAATAAGAAGTGTTGGATTCATTGAGCAACCTTGTCACAGGTCAACCTGCTCGGCATTATTTGCAAATGATATCCAAACGGATAACTCTTCATATAGTCAGTGATGAGAATacattcaacaacacaaacacaccaagcTAAAGCTTTCAGTGAGTAAGTAAGCTGGATGGATAGAATCATGATTATCATAACAGAAAACAGCTTAATCTGTTGGTGGTTCTACAATCGGAAAAGTTATTGTGCAGTGTTGTTGCAGTTATTGGTTGAGCCACTCGGTGGGGGGAAGGGGTTTTTGAGTGATGAGATGATCATCTAATCTACCACCGTGTCCTACACTCTAAAGCTTACTCTCATTATTAagtgcttgttttgttttgcccTCGCATTCATTCATGGAGACTACAAGACATATGGGTAAtatgtttattaaaaatgtagaaCTCTTGGAAAGCCATTTCTCAAAACACAGGCTATTCTTAAGCTAATGCTCACGCCACAGTGCAAgtgccaacaacaacaataacaacattaCAGTGATTGATATTCTCATCAGAACACATGCAGTGACAAAGTGATACGGTTAACATGACTGCAGCATAACTGAAGctatgtgtttgtatttagtCAATTTGGCCCTATAGAGTTTTCATAACACTCATAACACATAACACgcagaagtttaaaaacaatAGGAATAATCTTCAAATGTGCCAAGCTTTGAGTTGTGGTCGCACTGACGCTTTTACATGAATCAAGTTCCCAACAGAttgaagtgaataaaaaaaatgcagcatcaGTTTTGTAAGATCTAGTTACAGTAATAGAAGTAGATGAGCTTCCTGGTAGCAGTAACCAAGATTAACGGTGCCAGAATATGTTAACGTTTGCCTCTAAAGTAGAAAAACAACCAGCTGCAAGTCCACTGCAAAAGAAGAGGCACTGGAATAAATGTTTGCATTGACGACGTGctataaatattattatggaaTTAGTCGTTTTGCTTCAAAACATATTTCCTGGATCAATATATAGATCATAATACTTGTTCacattacaaacacattaaTGGAACTTTATTGTGAAAGGCGTATATTCAGTTTTTATTAATTTtgttcaaaatatgttttgatcATTctataaaacttaaaaaacactgaTTAAGATGTCAAGTTGTGTCATCTATCAGTAAGTATGCAAAGAACTCGGTGAGGGAAAAAGGTCAGATGATTGGAAACTTGGCTGATATAGAATGTAAGGCACTGTCACAGTTCATTGTGTTCGAAAATTAATGGGTGAACGATGACAAGGCTAGGAGTGATTCCAGAGAAGTGCAAGACAAGGCGAGAGGGGACCTTCAGAGAGGAATATTTATGTTACAGCTTTATGCTAATATTATGTGGCAAGCAATTACATCTGTATTCAGGCAGCAGAGCCTAACCATAATTGACAATGACATAGAAGGTCTGGTTACAGGACAGTTTGATCAGATGGAAAATGTCATACTCCAGTCTTGACTCGATataatgcagctttttttttcgtTGGCAAGGCTAAAGAGTGATTATCAGTACAGAGATGAATTCATTATACACCGCAATGTTTGAATTCATTagacaaaaatgaatatatttaaaTTCTAACATCATTATttgcattattcattattgtgtttatttaattgtgATGTCAAGAGAGAATAtggtaaattatttttaaattaaatgaactTATTTTGTCCCTCAAATCGACTCTATGGTTGAACGACACTGAGTCTCTGCTGGGGCTCCTTTTTGGATGGTGTCCCTTTGAATATATGTGATTTTGCAACTCTGAAGTGATAAAACTGCTTTCTCATAGCAACGTCAAAGGAGGCAGACATTATATAGCCCAATTCATTACAGTCATtgaagggaaggagaggagggagagagagagagagagagagagagagagagagagagagagagagagagagagagagggagagagagagagagagatagcgggggagggatgggggggggggcttcattAAAGCTCCTGGTCTAAGCCCAGCCCATTCTGAATATGTAAATGTCTcaggcagagagaaaaacacagcaagagAAAAGcgaggaaggaagagagaggagagagagggagaggaagaggaggggagcaTGAAAAAGTGAGTGAGCGATCAAGGAAAAGAGAGCAagggagcgagggagagagagagagagcgagcactCTGAATTGTGAGTGGCTTACGACACTCAGTGAACAGAAGGTGCTTCTGCATGCGCTGTCAGTGTACAGCTCTGCTGCAAGGGATTGCGCGCTCCTTTGCTTCCCACATTTACCgcccctgcctgcctgcctacCAGTACCAGCCTTCAGCAGCCTCTTCCAGCTGGCGGAGAAAAACACCCGGAGAGCACGGGAGTGAACGAAACTGCAAGCCACAGGGGATGCAAGCGGCTTCTTATCCGAGATGAGCCACTCTGATGACAAGGAATACTGATACCAGTGAAGACGGTTCACCTTTTTACATCCTTTTTCTCGGCGCCTCCGTCACTGAAATTATAATTACTCGCTTGAATGGATTTAAACCCTACAAGTCAGTTATTGCCTCAAAAGATGGACGATAATATGTGTTGACAGATCTGCTGAAACTTAAGAAGAAAGGGGAGGAGAAAAGAGCAAGCCAGATATTTAAAAGATTTTGccttggtctttttttttctttctctggttgtctcctctcccctctgatCATTGCAGCAGAGGACTGCGGAGGAGCAAAAGAGACAGAGCTCATGCATGCAGACAGGGGAACTTGCACTTCCTACCATCTCGCTGAAAGCTACTTGGATTCCTTCTCTTTCTGGCTCTTTCACTTGAGGAGAACTAAGACATTGTAAGCCTGCCAAGGATCTGGTGTCCACTGAAAAgggagaagggagggggggagaattTGTACCACAGTGGGGTCTTTTTTAGATTCGCACATAATTAGTGTTGGGGCACAAAGCGAGACGCTGAATGGAGATTGTCAGCTTTTGGATAGGGGTGAGTAGGAACCTTTTCAAATAGGATCGATCAATGAGGACAAAtttttctgcctctctgctCTCCACCCAGTGCTTCATATCTAACGTAGGCAGAGAGGTTTGCTCTTTTTCCCTTTCATTTTCAACAAGGGGTTACTAAATAACAGAAAAGCAGCTAAATTCCAAAAACGACACATATTAATACATTATAGAAATATGATGCAATAAATATGGTGTgataagtaaaagaaaacaatatcCAGAGTGGTTCAATGGACATTTTCTCAGTGGCATCCCTGGATATTTATGCTAATGGATTTCCTTTTAATTGGACTGTACTTAAAGTGGCCACTGAAGAAGCCCCCTGGGTTGATACTGTGTGTATTGGGCATTTTTTTGAGAACGGTTCCCTTGGTGGAGGGGGTTTGTCCAAGGCTGTGCCGCTGCGACAGCAAGCTGCTGTACTGCGAGGGGCTCAACCTCACAGACATTCCCCACAATCTGAGCAGCGCCATGGGCCTGTCCATGAGAGAGAACAACTTGACCGAGCTGCGTGAAGGCCAACTGGCTGGTCTGTCACAGCTCACCTGGCTCTACCTAGATCACAACAACATTGACATTGTAGAGGAGGGTGCATTTGACAGGCTAAGACGGGTCAAGGAGTTAGACCTCAGCAGCAACAGGATTGAGAATCTGCCAAATGGTACCTTTAGGCCCCTCCCAAACCTGCGTATCCTGGACCTCTCATACAACAGGCTGCAGGCACTCGAGCCTGACTTGTTTCACGGCCTTAGGAAGCTGACCAATTTACATTTGCGCTACAATGCTCTAAAATTTGTGCCAGTGCGGATTTTTCAAGACTGCCGGAGCATGCAGTTCCTGGACTTGGGATACAACCAACTGCAGAGTTTGGCAAGAAACTCCTTTGCTGGCCTCTTCAAGTTGACTGAGTTGCATCTTGAGCACAATGAGCTAGTGAAAGTCAACCTAGCCCACTTCCCTCGCCTCATCTCTTTACGTACTCTGTACATGCACAACAATCGAGCCACTATTGTTGTCAATACCCTGGAATGGACATGGCATTTTTTAGAGAAGATTGACTTGTCAGCCAATGAAATCGAGTACATCGAGCCACATGTTTTTGAGAGTTCACCCAACCTGAAGGTTCTGATGCTGGACTCCAATCGCTTGACCTCTGTGGACCAGCGCATCCTGGATTCCTGGTCATCTCTGGACAGTATTACCCTGGCAGGGAACGACTGGGAGTGTAGTCGCAACGTGTGTGCCTTGGCCTCTTGGCTGAGTGCCTTCCGAGGCCAGCGTGACAATTCCCTGCTGTGTTCAAGCCCCGACACCGCACAGGGTGAGGATGTGTTGGATGCTGTCTATGCTTTTCAGCTATGTGAAGATCCCCCAATGGAGGTAACTACAGCAGGCCTGTATGCCTCAACAAGGGATCTGGCCCAGGGTGGATCTGTTTTCCTGGGCCCATTTACTCCCAACCCTTACGAGGGTGATGGTAGTGAGGTGGTCACCAGTTCATTCACTGTCACGGTGGGCCACGATGACCTGGAGAGCACCATGCAGATCCACAAGGTGGTGACTGGCACCATGGCACTCATCTTTTCCTTTCTCATCATAGTGCTCATGTTGTATGTGGCATGGAAGTGCTTTCCAGCTGGAATAAGGCAGCTGAGGCAGTGCTTCAGCAGTCAGCGCCGCAAGCAGAAGCAAAAGCAAAGCATGCAGCAGATGGCTACAATTTCTACGCCGGAGTACTATGTTGACTATAAGCCGAACCACATTGAGGGAGCACTGGTAATCATCAATGAATATGGCTCTTGCACTTGCCAACAACAACCTTCTCGGGAATGTGAGGTGTGACCCTGCTGTGTGAGTGCGTCTTTACCTGTGATTATCTGGATATACAGtaaatcccttttttttggaTACTCTGGGGATTGGACAGATGGATAAAGGGATCTTTTGGACTCTTTTTTTACACAGCATCTCACTGTGATGTGGAAGGAGTGTGCTTTATGCAGCAGACTATTTTGCGGTGGATTTACTGCTATTCCTATCTACTGCTGATCTGACGCCACGGGGCATAAAGGGCACCTGACTTTTGGACCTGATGATGTtctacaaaaacacagagaggaataCATTGTGGGCACGGAGGCTTTTCTCTCAAGGGTGGATATTTGAGCTTTAATGTGTCTTTCTACTTCAGGACATTTAATTAttgtttgaaatgaactggggacacacaaaagaagaaaaaaaagagagaaaaaaaacaaaccatttgtATTATGGTTCACACAATATTTGACAagcatttaaaatataaaaaaaaactgtttaagttggattcaaatgtaaaaataaagtctgTGTAAAATATGTTCAAAGAAGAAGCGCAAGCGTGGAGAAAAAATGATACAAGATAATCTATTTCTTTTGTAAActacaaaaaatgtttaaataaatgaattgcTATCCACAGTAAACTCATTTGTACGTGAGAAGCTGTCAGAAAGGGTGAATGACAATAGATTCAGTCTATCCGTGGCCATATCTCTGCAGTGTAacgaaccaaaaaaaaaaagatatacaaaaaaaatgaaggggCAGAGGGATATCTGCATCTCATCTTTAGTGTAAAACTCATAGTCTGAATTTTAGATCTGTTCTCTGTTTTAACtttcatatttgttgttttatcattCGCTGTGTGGGCTATTATCAGTGTAGTTTCTTTACCCCTTTCCATTGCTTATGGGAGAATAGATTTAAATGATCTATTAATTTTTCCGTTGGTTAGCATATTTTCATACTATTATATCCGTATTTGTGTACCATCCAAGTAAAGAAAGCAGAGTGTCTAAGATCTAAAGCTATGCCTCTCATTGCCTCTCAATCTTTGGCTttcacagggggggggggggggggggggggggggtaagccTCCTTTCACTGAACCAAGCACACTAAAGACAAACATTGAAATAATGCATActtcaataaaaatacaatttcagaTTGTATGCGAATCGTTGAAGAAATTATCCAGCAGCTTAAAGGAAAATTTGCACATACAATATCCttcactgtgtttttatgtgatgtAATATGTTTGTTGAATACAAGGCCATTCTGAGGTGTATATATATCCTTCTTCCTCTGGTGTTTATTGTGTAATTAGTGCACTGACAGATGTTGTGTTTCATGGGTCTTCTGACATGACtagtatgttgtgtgtgtgtgaacggaGGGGGTGGACAGTAAGAGTGAGATGGAGCATCAAGACGACTGCAGAAAGAGGGAACAGACTGCTCTCTAGTGTGCATATTCTCATACTGTGGCTGCGTTTTACCTATTGTGCACCATTATCTGCAGACTTTCACAGCAGGAGAATCATAAATATTCTGAAATTGCAGCAGCTTTTCTGAAAAGAATGCATCAATTTGCAACCATTTCTTTTGTGTTATTCTGAGTTAAATTAAGATAATGTTTACAACTTGTAAGTCAGcaggaataaaaacatgttttaaagactcattgacaatcattacataacagtaaaaaaaaaagagagagagttaaatgttaacttcaGATAAATCTACATTGTAATTGCACTGTTTTTGGGAACAATCTGCAACAAAAGGGtcagagaacaaaaaaaggtaaaaaattggTTCCTATTGGGGCCAATAAATCTTTTGGGGTGTTTTACATTAATGATGCTCTTATAATCTGAGAGAGGCACACAAGTCCCTAAATTACAAGGTTAGACTTTGTGTTTAATAACACTGTTTTGGGGGTTGAAGATCATGATCAATATTTTAATGAATCTGACGGATATTTCACAAAAATAGTAAATCTACTGAAGCTAAAATGGTAGCTATTTGTTattatgaaacatgtttacaataTTTTGTGTGGATATTGCAAGGATTGGACCCTTTATTCTTTTAAACAAAAGATTACTTAACTCAGAAGGGACAAACAAAGTGAGTCAAGGGATATAAGTATCCAATTATCTTCTTTCCCTGACATAGCTTTTAGGATTTCCCTCAGGTATATCCCATCACCTATAATCAGCATGATTAATGTGAATGGTATGATGGGTATTTAGTGGTCTACAACTTGGTACTCTAACTTAAacctacattttatttataacataaaTACATGATTGCGATATATAATTCAAAATTACTTACAGGTTCCTTTCAAATTCCAACAAACAATTTCAACTCAAAATGTAtctcaggttgtttttttaaacactcacatgtgtctgtgtttaagcTTCTTTGTCTTCACACATATCCATGCCAAATAACACTTACTGATGACGAATGATGACTTTTCAGCTAAAACTGACCTGCCAGTCTGTGACAGTCAGTTTCAATAAACCAGTGTTAAAAAGGAAGTGGCCGGAAATAAAATTGCAGTCAGAGTAATGGAGTCACAATGTACTTTCATATTTTTGGTCTATTGACATGTAGATCAAGTCAGGTGAACACCAAGATAAATAGTCTGCATGTAGTGCTTAAGTTGCAAAAGCCCTAAACTTTGTGCTTATTCGTTCCAGTACAGGTTTTGGAGAGTGATAATGGCTTAAAGTTGCCATGTGCGATTTATGATCCATTTCTTATTTATGGTATCAAGGGCGTCCCACTTTAAACCTCCACATAGCTGTTAATCATAACCTGCTGTATCATGTAAATGCAAATGACTGCAGTATATACAGC from Labrus bergylta chromosome 1, fLabBer1.1, whole genome shotgun sequence includes these protein-coding regions:
- the lrrtm1 gene encoding leucine-rich repeat transmembrane neuronal protein 1; its protein translation is MLMDFLLIGLYLKWPLKKPPGLILCVLGIFLRTVPLVEGVCPRLCRCDSKLLYCEGLNLTDIPHNLSSAMGLSMRENNLTELREGQLAGLSQLTWLYLDHNNIDIVEEGAFDRLRRVKELDLSSNRIENLPNGTFRPLPNLRILDLSYNRLQALEPDLFHGLRKLTNLHLRYNALKFVPVRIFQDCRSMQFLDLGYNQLQSLARNSFAGLFKLTELHLEHNELVKVNLAHFPRLISLRTLYMHNNRATIVVNTLEWTWHFLEKIDLSANEIEYIEPHVFESSPNLKVLMLDSNRLTSVDQRILDSWSSLDSITLAGNDWECSRNVCALASWLSAFRGQRDNSLLCSSPDTAQGEDVLDAVYAFQLCEDPPMEVTTAGLYASTRDLAQGGSVFLGPFTPNPYEGDGSEVVTSSFTVTVGHDDLESTMQIHKVVTGTMALIFSFLIIVLMLYVAWKCFPAGIRQLRQCFSSQRRKQKQKQSMQQMATISTPEYYVDYKPNHIEGALVIINEYGSCTCQQQPSRECEV